In Gimesia benthica, a single window of DNA contains:
- a CDS encoding ComF family protein, producing the protein MKYSGIPLIETLSRGWLQAGRNFVYPPRCVLCGEDQLCDGTNCGPRIDQIAPLMAHTCGRCGAPVGPHVETSSGCIHCRKDRFLFTRAIALGQYQGPLSELILKLKQNPGAPLGVSLGNLLYYRHQETLENMNFDLIIPIPLHWTSRLYRSHNPSTLIGEALSGRLQAPFDVNILAKRKRTPAQLGLNSSERRRNLRDAFRVRRARRIQGQSILLVDDVLTTGSTANAATQALLEAGAREINVAVIARALGQ; encoded by the coding sequence ATGAAATATTCGGGGATTCCCCTGATTGAGACACTTTCCCGCGGCTGGCTGCAGGCGGGGAGGAATTTTGTTTATCCGCCTCGGTGTGTACTGTGCGGTGAAGACCAGCTGTGCGATGGAACGAACTGCGGGCCCCGGATCGACCAGATCGCCCCCCTGATGGCTCACACGTGTGGACGGTGCGGTGCACCGGTGGGTCCGCATGTAGAGACGTCTTCAGGCTGCATTCACTGCAGGAAAGATCGTTTTTTATTCACGCGAGCGATAGCCCTGGGTCAATATCAGGGACCATTGAGCGAATTAATCTTAAAACTGAAGCAGAACCCGGGAGCCCCTCTGGGAGTGAGCCTGGGAAATCTACTATACTACCGCCATCAGGAAACACTGGAGAACATGAACTTTGATCTGATCATTCCGATCCCGCTGCACTGGACATCCCGGCTCTACCGGTCTCATAATCCGTCGACTCTGATTGGTGAGGCTTTGTCGGGCCGCTTGCAAGCCCCTTTCGACGTGAATATACTCGCGAAACGAAAACGGACCCCTGCGCAGCTCGGATTGAATTCTTCAGAACGAAGACGAAATTTACGGGATGCGTTTCGAGTGCGTCGAGCGAGGCGAATCCAGGGGCAGAGCATTTTACTGGTGGATGATGTCCTGACTACGGGCTCAACCGCCAACGCTGCGACGCAGGCGCTGCTGGAGGCAGGAGCCCGCGAGATCAACGTGGCAGTCATTGCCAGGGCCCTGGGCCAATAG
- the hpnE gene encoding hydroxysqualene dehydroxylase HpnE: MEDSSTATVIVGGGLAGLACAAALAERNQPVTLLESRPRLGGRASSFEDQQSQSLIDNCQHVSMGCCHEFNRFCETVGIADSFERAEQLYFIGPHQSGPVNADTRFQVNRFASSPALPTPLHLFPAFARLSYLNFREKRELAQGLKQLARTRVNLQDEPTMADWLQAHGQSQTVIDRFWNVVLVSALSESLERISLSHARKVFVDGFLRARDSWQVLIPTTPLEQLYGTTISDWLTTRGTEIRLKTGVKQIHITDGKVTGVELRDGTHIDADRVVLAVPHQRVLDLLPAEFPGRTELSRIAELEAAPITSVHLWFDREITPLPHAVFVDCLSQWMFNRTQLMQQEHDGRWYYQIVISASHQLTAAGRQGRSQEEIIQEVIAELTRIWPVTGEAQLLHSRMLTEHHAVFSVQPGVEQLRPAQRTQVAGLYLAGDWTSTGWPATMEGAVRSGLLAAEELLHDLGKPDSLLLPPENTAFLSKMLFRL, from the coding sequence TTGGAAGACAGCAGCACAGCAACAGTCATTGTCGGAGGCGGTCTCGCCGGCCTGGCCTGCGCTGCGGCTCTCGCGGAGCGGAATCAGCCTGTCACCCTGCTCGAGTCCCGACCCCGACTCGGGGGGCGCGCGAGCTCCTTTGAAGACCAGCAGTCCCAGTCCCTGATCGACAACTGTCAGCACGTCAGCATGGGTTGCTGTCACGAATTCAATCGCTTCTGCGAGACCGTCGGCATCGCCGATTCCTTTGAGCGAGCCGAGCAGCTCTACTTCATCGGTCCCCATCAGAGCGGTCCCGTCAACGCCGACACCCGCTTTCAGGTGAACCGCTTTGCCTCCAGTCCGGCGCTCCCCACACCCCTGCATCTGTTTCCCGCCTTCGCGCGACTCTCCTATCTCAACTTCCGCGAGAAACGCGAACTGGCCCAGGGACTCAAACAGCTCGCACGCACCCGCGTCAATCTGCAAGACGAACCGACCATGGCCGACTGGCTCCAGGCACACGGGCAGTCGCAAACCGTCATCGATCGCTTCTGGAACGTAGTTCTTGTCAGCGCACTCAGCGAAAGCCTGGAACGCATCAGCCTCTCGCATGCCCGCAAGGTTTTTGTGGATGGCTTTCTCCGCGCCCGCGACAGCTGGCAGGTTCTGATTCCCACCACACCCCTCGAACAGTTGTACGGCACCACAATCAGTGACTGGCTGACCACACGTGGTACCGAGATCCGTCTCAAGACCGGCGTCAAACAAATCCACATCACCGACGGCAAAGTAACCGGCGTCGAACTTCGGGATGGCACTCACATCGATGCAGACCGCGTCGTGCTCGCCGTTCCCCACCAGCGCGTGCTCGATCTGCTGCCTGCCGAGTTCCCCGGTCGCACAGAACTGTCGCGCATCGCAGAGCTTGAAGCGGCTCCTATCACCAGCGTGCATCTCTGGTTTGATCGCGAAATCACGCCGCTCCCGCACGCGGTCTTCGTGGATTGTCTTTCTCAATGGATGTTCAACCGTACGCAGTTGATGCAGCAGGAGCACGACGGACGCTGGTATTACCAGATCGTCATCTCGGCCAGTCATCAACTCACCGCAGCCGGACGCCAGGGACGTTCGCAGGAGGAGATCATCCAGGAGGTCATCGCGGAACTCACCCGGATCTGGCCTGTCACCGGAGAGGCCCAACTGCTGCATAGTCGCATGCTCACTGAACATCATGCAGTCTTCTCCGTTCAGCCCGGTGTGGAACAGCTCCGCCCCGCGCAACGGACGCAGGTCGCAGGTCTGTATCTCGCCGGAGACTGGACTTCCACCGGCTGGCCCGCCACGATGGAAGGGGCCGTCCGCAGTGGATTACTCGCGGCCGAGGAACTGCTCCACGATCTGGGGAAACCCGATTCATTGTTACTGCCTCCTGAAAATACGGCTTTTCTATCCAAAATGCTCTTCAGACTGTAA
- a CDS encoding potassium channel family protein produces MFHQLTSTLDPKRSQKQSLAHFFRIMVLLIGFTIFGTVGIRVIEGASWLDSLFMIVITATTVGYEDPVSLSDNGKIFIIFYLMFGLGIFTYSVSQLGQWIVRQQMSSVLEKRRMQKTISNLEGHYIVCGLGRMGHSICEYLHEREKQFVVIDSNEERLEQTCTPRNWFYIQGDATDDQVLKSAGIERAASLAAALPGDADNVYVVLTARMLNPGFQIIARASDDKAGEKIKHAGANRVVSPFRSGAVKIARFMIHPAVEDFVEVASKHVGGFEVADLQITDASPYCGKKLSETDLSTKGIMVVGICRPGHQPQMPPSSSSILNAGDSIFALGSSDAITQLMEEFNPSTETSA; encoded by the coding sequence ATGTTTCACCAGCTGACCTCAACCCTGGATCCGAAGCGCTCGCAGAAGCAGTCGCTTGCGCACTTCTTCCGCATCATGGTTCTGTTGATCGGCTTTACGATTTTCGGAACGGTCGGCATTCGGGTGATCGAAGGTGCTTCCTGGCTCGACAGCCTGTTCATGATCGTGATTACCGCGACCACTGTCGGATATGAAGACCCGGTGTCGCTGTCTGATAACGGCAAAATCTTTATCATTTTCTACCTCATGTTTGGTCTGGGGATTTTCACCTACAGTGTCTCCCAGCTCGGTCAGTGGATTGTGCGCCAGCAAATGAGTTCGGTTCTGGAGAAACGACGCATGCAGAAAACAATTTCCAATCTGGAAGGTCACTACATCGTGTGTGGACTCGGTCGGATGGGACACTCCATCTGTGAGTATCTGCACGAACGCGAAAAACAGTTCGTGGTCATCGACAGTAACGAAGAACGCCTGGAGCAGACCTGCACTCCCCGCAACTGGTTTTACATCCAGGGAGACGCCACCGATGACCAGGTCCTCAAAAGTGCCGGCATCGAACGGGCGGCTTCCCTCGCAGCAGCCCTCCCCGGGGACGCTGACAACGTCTACGTGGTCCTCACCGCACGGATGCTGAATCCCGGCTTTCAGATCATCGCCCGCGCCAGCGACGACAAGGCCGGAGAGAAGATCAAACATGCCGGCGCGAATCGCGTGGTCAGTCCCTTCCGCAGCGGCGCCGTCAAAATCGCCCGCTTCATGATTCACCCCGCGGTCGAAGATTTTGTTGAGGTCGCCAGCAAACATGTGGGTGGGTTCGAAGTCGCCGACCTGCAGATCACCGACGCCAGCCCCTACTGCGGCAAGAAACTGAGTGAAACCGATCTGAGCACCAAAGGCATAATGGTGGTCGGCATCTGTCGTCCCGGTCATCAGCCCCAGATGCCCCCGTCCAGTTCGTCGATTCTCAACGCGGGCGACAGTATCTTCGCCCTGGGTTCCTCGGATGCGATTACGCAGCTGATGGAAGAATTCAATCCGTCCACCGAGACATCCGCCTGA